Below is a genomic region from Ziziphus jujuba cultivar Dongzao chromosome 7, ASM3175591v1.
caaattatattttttttatcatagttgataaaaataaatgtgaaCATGgatagtaaattattttatttcatttcaacTAACTTtgttctagaaaaataaatttcaattaaacaTTAAACAATTAATATGAACTATCTATCAAATGCTATCTAATTCCATACTTCAATATCccgttaaaaaaaattaaaaataaaaatcctataCTCccaatatcaaatataaatataaatatatatgtatacatacagtaaaacatattaaatagtgatatcttatattaaaataatctcTATGCAGTCATAACAAATTTTGATCTCAACTTGGattagttataaataaaaatagactctatattaaaataagttataaaatttttagGTCCCttcgtataataataattatgtgtatattgcaaaaaaaaaatatatatatatatatatatatatatatatatatatatatatgatacgtTACATTAAAAGTTCAAGAtggcataaaatatttatataaagttgTTTGGGACAATTATTTACTCTTTGTAATTGTTACGGTACCTATAAATTTGTGGGTATGTAATAACTAGTCGACATGAACACCTTTTGGTTGaagccaaaatatttaaataccaaaaactAAACTATTTGTAGATTTTTTCTTAATACAAGAAAGATAACACTTAATTGGTTGATTATTGCATGGGTTGCATCAGATATTAGAATTTTTAACTATACCTCCATTAAGTTATAACCTCCTCATGGTTTTAACATTACTTTGGTTCTAAccatataacaataaaaatgtttaattatatatacaatcatGTTCCAACGAGATCCATCTGATAGTTTtaccattaatatttttttttcaacccttctattttgtccaaataaaattttaatatgtcactaaatctatatttgattattaattgaatattaaaataataatactagaagttaaaataaatacactatacaaaatatataagtgCTATGTATCAATATTTGCTTGGTTTATATGAGTCTAACCCTATATATATGAAAACTAAATCTCCTATCAAATaactataatttaattaaatcatgAATGATTAGATGGCAAATGTTTACCCATTGGATAAACTaaagattaatattttaattcaaatataaaaccATGTAGGAACTCTTACTAGTTGCCACGTAATAATTCTTGAtctaataaagttatatttctTTGATTAGAGAATTTCtgcgtatatatacatatattagttTCTATAAAGTCAAAGATTCTCTAACtagagaatttatatatatatatatatatatatatatatatatatatgtatattgtacatAGATAGTGAAGTGCTGTTCATCTTATTTCACTATGTCCATTTTCGAtaatctcatttaaaaaaaaaaaaaatctgactctttaataaaatttaattattacaaaaagtGAACCTTACTCTATTAAAATAAGATAACTCCTATTTAACACAGATAGTATATAAAAAATGAGGCTCAAATAAAATTcacattattttaataaagtttTCTTGCCAACTCCTTCGTGCAAAAGTTTTTGCGTCTTGCaaattttttaacttaaaacCCATGCAATTGAAAGCTTAATTTAACACATGCAGCGAAATTGAAAAGCAACAGTAAAAATGTAGGTAGATAAAACGAAAATATGgtagtaaataaaattttaattatgaagaaatgtaaataaatcttaatagatgaagaaaaacaaaaggtgATAGATAAAAATTGTGATAAAAGTTTAATATAATAATgtgattaattaaaatatatatttgtcaatgTTATTTAGgagtcacttttttttttcttctgtaattatcccaaaattatattaaaggtcTTCATCTATAatttcccccccaaaaaaaaaaaaatctccatctatatatttattacttttttaaacTCATGTATTTCTTATCCTTAAAATTGTTATTCACTCGTTGCAGTGAAAAACAAATTTAGCATAATTAGTAAATCAACCTCAactagattttttctttttttgttagcaactttaattagatttatttcagaaaaaaatagtttaattagATTGAATACTTGAAATagtttttctttgaaattatatttgtaaatatttttttgaaattgtttaaaaaaattatccaattACATTTGATGGAATAAGTTATAaaacaattggatttttttttttttgggacagactataatttattgactgcaaagtgaaagggaaaaaaaaaaaaaaaaaaccttgcaaATTTTATGACTCAACTCCATtgctctttttttaaaaaaaaaaaattagttgtctttaattatcaaaatatttattaaatgatatatataaaaatattattaattactatttgtataatttaaagatagataaataaatcgatgaataaaaaataaaattttaattaattaattagccattagcatatcattttatatataattttgataattattttattaattctaatattattgtaataatatataagatTAATGTGAGTCTattacaacaaaaaagaaaaaagaaaaagaagacttttttgggtaattttttCAACGAAAatgttgtattttaaaaaaaaaaagaaaaagaaaaagaaaaaagaagacttttttgggtaattttttCAACGAAAatgttgtattttaaaaaaaaaaaagaaaaagaaaaagaaaatgttgcaATTcggaaataaatatattagaattcacaaaatccattttttaattatatcataCTTGTAGagtattattattacaaaaataaaaaataaaaatacccatataaattttagtatatgcttttttttttttttttgaaaaagatggTTGGATTTCAAAACTCAAGTAAATACTTATCCAGAAAAACCCGAGGCCCTTTCCGGTTTGATAATTCCaggtttttttaaatttttttttttttatattactttttttttttttataatacttGAGCAAGGCCTTTGAATTATCAATCATGGATATTTTGCGGTAAAGTTCGTCCGCATCGAACTCTAAAAGGGTTTCAAATTGAAGAATTTCTCTCTAAAAGGGTATGTGCCATTTCTGATTTTCTCGGGAAAATCATGGCATCTTCTCATGGTAATTCTCACTCTGAAGCAGCAAAATCAGAACAAATCATCACGGAATTTTTCGCCAAAGGCCTCCAAATAATACTTGAATCGAGGTCACCGTACATGTCCTCTCGTAACTATAGCGGTGAACAAGCTTTATCGtcaccatcatcatcttcctcatctTCATCGAGTGTGAGGCCCAGAGACAAATGGTTCAATTTGGCACTTCGGGAATGCCCTGCAGCTCTGGAGAATATTGATCTTTGGCGACAGAGCAATCTTGAACCCATGGTCGTTGATGTGATTTTGGTTCAGAGCCCACTTGAATCGGACCAGGTgaatttttcccccaaaaaagatcattttagaaatttatcCTTGAAAGAAAGATACCCATTTTGTTCAAATTCTGATCAAGAAGAATTTGGGTTTGAGGGAAAGAGTGAGAAGATTATAGAGAGGTGGGTGGTTCAGTATGAGAGTAGAAAGATTAGAGATGGTAGTAGTTCTGGGAGTAGAAGATCAAGCAATACTAGTTTGCATATGTTTTATAAGAAATCTGTATTGCTTTTGAGGTCTTTGTATGTCACTGTTAGGCTTTTACCTGCGTATAAAATATATCGTGAGTTGAATTCGTCCGGGAAAATACTTCCGTTTAGTCTTGCCCATCGGGTTTCTTCATTTGTTGAGCCATTTACCCGAAGAGAAGAGGCGGAATTGCAGCGGTTCGGGTTCACCCCTGTGGATACCCCATGTGGGAGGCTTTGCCTTTCCGTGTTTTATTGTTCATCACTCTCAGATGTAAGCTCTGAACCATCAACTCCAATGTCCCCACAAGTTATACATGATTATGTTGGGAGCCCGTTGGCTGACCCACTAAAAAGGTTCCCATCACTTCCTGTGACAGGATCAGCATCACATGGCTCTCCATCATCTTCTCCATTCGTAAGGCGTCATAGTTGGAGTTATGACATTTACAGAGCCTCACCACCTTCAGCTTCTTATTCTCCTTCACCTACACATTCGGAAGCACAAGCTTTGATTTCTAATCCTGGTTCAAGGCGTTTCCCTCCTGGAAGCCTGCCACCCCACCCCCCTGAAACATCTCTAGTTCATAAGAAAGATACTAGTTTTGATGAGTATTGTCCCTCACCTATATTTTCCCTCTCTCCCTCCCCATCCCCGTCCCCATCACCTCCAATCCGCATTCCTGGAAGTCAATTGTCAAAGGCTTTTTTACGGTCTGAGAGTGCTCCTGTCAACATTCCTGCAGCTAAACTTGCTAATTCCCCTACACTATCCAACAAGCAAAATGTGCCTCCATCTCCTCCTCTTAAAACTACAAGATCCAGCACTTCTAGGACTGATAAAAATGTGGGTTTGATTCAGACGGGGACTGCAAGTGATAAGGTATTTTTATATGCTTATGATGTTGAAGTTTTCGTTTCAAATATGTTTACTTGTGTATGatatcttttcctttcttccatAGTCTTTCTCTCTTTTGAAAGAGGAGAATAGGCAATATTCGGGGTTGAAGATATCATCCAACAGCTCACCACGCATTTCATTTTCCAGAAGCTCTAGTAGGTCCTTCCCTGATGATCTTGATGATTCTGAGTTTGCTTGCCCATTTGATGTGGATTAT
It encodes:
- the LOC107425520 gene encoding autophagy-related protein 13b, which translates into the protein MASSHGNSHSEAAKSEQIITEFFAKGLQIILESRSPYMSSRNYSGEQALSSPSSSSSSSSSVRPRDKWFNLALRECPAALENIDLWRQSNLEPMVVDVILVQSPLESDQVNFSPKKDHFRNLSLKERYPFCSNSDQEEFGFEGKSEKIIERWVVQYESRKIRDGSSSGSRRSSNTSLHMFYKKSVLLLRSLYVTVRLLPAYKIYRELNSSGKILPFSLAHRVSSFVEPFTRREEAELQRFGFTPVDTPCGRLCLSVFYCSSLSDVSSEPSTPMSPQVIHDYVGSPLADPLKRFPSLPVTGSASHGSPSSSPFVRRHSWSYDIYRASPPSASYSPSPTHSEAQALISNPGSRRFPPGSLPPHPPETSLVHKKDTSFDEYCPSPIFSLSPSPSPSPSPPIRIPGSQLSKAFLRSESAPVNIPAAKLANSPTLSNKQNVPPSPPLKTTRSSTSRTDKNVGLIQTGTASDKSFSLLKEENRQYSGLKISSNSSPRISFSRSSSRSFPDDLDDSEFACPFDVDYDDVTNPSSRTESFERKEPLCEPLDFPIRKSQEAAVGALVQMLRKAPPLCQDFSNSVSLLPASRPETWSKSIQEPDQTSEGLAPVQHVASSSVMSSGLSMPKTTADALEELQGYRVMKNLLLKQGGKSHI